The nucleotide sequence CACGTGCTGCTGATCGACGATTTCCTCGCCAATGGCCATGCCGCTCGTGCGCTGATCGACCTGATCGGCCAAGCAGGTGCGAGCATCGCGGGGATCGGGGTGGTGATTGAGAAGTCGTTTCAGCGCGGTCGCGCTGAACTGGATGAACAGGGTTATCGAGTTGAATCGCTGGCGCGTATCGGCTCGCTCAAAGATGGCCAGGTCAGCTTTATTGAGTGACCGAGAACAGCAATAAACACTGCAAAACGTAGGATTCGCCCACAAAAAAGCCGCTTAAATAGGCGGCTTTTTCGCAACGGTGTCTGGCGGGTTACAGGCCGGACATTTTCACGATGGCACTGCGCAGCTCATCGTCTGTGCAATCAGCACACGTGCCTTTCGCCGGCATGGCATTGATGCCAGCAATTGCCGTTTTCAGGATAGCGTCAACGCCACCTTCTTTGTCGGCACGAGCCTTCCACGCTGGCGTGTCACCAATTTTTGGCGCACCCAAAATGCCGGGCATATGGCAGGCACTGCAATGCTTGGCGATGATGTCGTCAGCCGAGCGCGCTGCACCACCGGCGACAACAGCGACCGCGCCAACACCTTTGCATTCCTCGCCCATTACACAGACTTGGCCTACCGGTTTTAGCCGTTCAGCAATCTCGTCACTGGTCATGGCCTGAGCAGTAACTGCCCACAAGGCAAGAACGGCAGCGGGTGCTATCAAGATTTTTTTAATCAGGTTCACGGTACACCTCTTTGTGGCTAGTCACGCTCGCGGCCACTGTTTAGCGAGCAGGTCGCAGTATAACGGTAAGCCAGCAGAGCCGAAACAACCCAGATTGTCACAGGGTTATTTAAAAGTTGGCGGGCGTAGTAGCACTGATCAACCGTGCCGGTTGCTCGAATGGGTTGCGAAAGCGATGCGGCTTGCTGCTCTCAAAGTAGTAGCTGTCGCCCGGCTCAAGAATAAAAATCTCGCTGCCGACGGTCAGCTCTAATTTACCGGAAACCAGCATGCCAGCCTCTTCGCCCTCATGGGCGTACATCTCGTCGCCGGTATCGGTGCCGCTGGGGTAGGTTTCATCGAGGAAGGAAATAGCCCGGCTCGGATGCGCCTTGCCCACCAACTTCATGGTGATGGCACCGCTGCAAATGTCAGTGAGTTCAGCCGCGCGATAGACCACCTGAGCCTGGCTATCCTGCTCCACATCTAGGGAGAAGAACTCCACCAGCGACATGGGAATACCCGCCAACACCTTTTTTAACGAGCTGATCGAGGGGCTTACGCTGTTTTTCTCGATCATCGAAATAGTGCTGTTGGTGACGCCTGCCCGCTTGGCGAGTTCACGCTGGGAAAGGCCTTTGAGTTTACGAATGGATTGCAGTCGAACACCGACGTCCAATGCTGGAGCCCCCTGGGGAATATACGAAAATGAGGCCGTATCATGGCATAGCGTTCGGAATTTACAACACTGGTGTTCGACACTCATCTACAACCGCGCATTTAGCCCCCGAGATAGAGCAGAGGCACTCGTTTTAAGTTGCAGAAAAGCTGATAAGGGATGGTGTCCGCTTGCTGAGCCACATCGCTGGCCAGCACCTGTTTACCCCAAAGTTCAACCCGGCTGCCCAGGCCCGTGTGCGGCAGATCGGTAAGGTCGACGGTGAGCATGTCCATCGATACCCGGCCGATTAGCCAGGTTAGCTGGCCATCTACCGCCACCGGTGTACCGGTCGGAGCATGCCGCGGGTAGCCGTCGGCATAGCCCATGGCGACCACGCCGACACGGGTCGGTCGCTCGCTGACAAAGCGCGCGCCATAGCCCACGGGTTCACCGGCCGGTAGTTCACGCACGCTGATGATTTTTGATTCTAAGGTCATCACTGGTTGCAAGCGTGCGGCCATGGCCTGCGCCTGATCAAACGGGGTGGCGCCGTAAAGCATGATGCCGGGGCGAACCCAATCACTTGGCTGCTCTTTAAGCTCAAGCTGGGGCCAACCGAGCACGGCAGGCGAATTACGCACGCTGACCGGCGCCGCAATGCCCTGACTCGCGTGTTGAAACATCGCCAATTGCTCTTCGCTGCGTGGGCAATCCAGTTCATCTGCGCGGGCGAAGTGGCTCATCAACGTGATGTTCGCCACCCTGCCGCTGGCCAGCAGACGCTGATACGCCGCCTGATACGCCGTCGGGTGCAGGCCAACCCGGTGCATGCCGCTGTCCATCTTTAACCAGACCGTCAGCGGTCGGCGCACAGCGCTGCGCTCAATGGCATCGAGCTGCCACGGCGAATGCACCACGCACCACAGTTCGTGCTGCTCGATCAGCGGTAATTCGTCAGCCTCGAAAAAGCCCTCCAGCAACAGAATCGGCCCACCAATACCGGCCTCGCGCAGCTGCAGCGCTTCCTCGATACAGGCCACCGCAAAACCATCGGCGTCGCGCTGCAATGCCTGGGCACAACGCACCGCGCCATGGCCGTAAGCGTCTGCCTTGATCACCGCCAATGCGCGGGCCCCACTGGCTTCACGGGCCAGTTGGTAGTTGTGTCGTAAGGCTTGCAGGTCGATCAACGCACGGGCGGGACGCATGATGTTCTCGGCTATCAGCAGGTTTCAGGGTTAAACGTGACGGAGGTTGTCTTTAACCTTGCACGGCAATGCTCAAGCGGGCGGCCAGCGAGCATGGCTTATAAAAAAGCCCGGCAAAACCGGGCAACGTCTTATCCCGACAAAAACAGCTTAGAGCGCCGCTACGACGGTGATTTCCACCAGCACTTCGGGCTTGTACAGAGTGGCCTCAACGCAAGCGCGTGCCGGCGCTGCACCCGGGGCAACCCACGCATCCCATACCTGGTTGAAGCCGGCATAGTCGCGGGCCAACTCTTTCAAATAGATGGTCACGGAGAGAATCTTCGACTTGTCGCTGCCGGCCTCAGCCAGCATACGGTCGGTACTGGCTAAGGTTTCGCGGGTTTGCGCCGCAATATCGCCGCTGTAATCGTCGGCCAATTGCCCGGCCAGATAGACCGTGCCGTTATGAATAACGATTTCGCTGTGACGCTTTTCAGTGAGCAGGCGCTGTACTGACATGTTTATGAGTCTCCTGGGAGCGGCTGTAGCGGGCAATATCCAGACCTTCAGCGCTGATCTGCGGGCGCTTTTTCGCCATCAAATCGGCAAGCAAACGACCGGAGCCGCAGGCCATGGTCCAGCCCAGTGTGCCGTGGCCGGTATTAAGGAACAAATTACGCAAGCGGGTCGCACCAATAATTGGCGTGCCGTCTGGCGTGGCAGGGCGCAGACCGGTCCAGAACTCCGCTTGGCTCAGATCACCGCCTTGCGGGTAGAGATCAGTGGTGATCATTTCCAAGGTTTCACGCCTACGCGGGTTGAGGCTGAGGTCAAAGCCGGCAATCTCCGCCATGCCGCCGACGCGAATGCGGTTATCGAAACGGGTTATGGCCACCTTGTAGGTTTCATCAAGGATGGTCGAGGTCGGGGCCATGGCCGCATTGGTGATCGGTACGGTCAGCGAATAACCCTTGAGCGGATAAATCGGTGCGCGGATGCCCAGCGGCTTGAGCAGGTGCGGGCTGAAGCTGCCGAGGGCGAGCACGTAGCGGTCAGCGGTTTCCAGCTTACCGTCGATCCACACACCATTAACTCGATCGCCAACCGCCTCGATACGTTGAATGTCTTGGCCGAAGCGGAATTCCACGCCTAAGTCTTTGGCCATCTCAGCCAGCTTGAGGGTGAACAATTGGCAATCGCCGGTCTGGTCGTTCGGCAAACGCAGGGCCCCGGCCAACTTATGAGTTACGGCCGCCAAGGCCGGCTCAACACGGGCGATACCCGCGCGGTCGAGCAACTCATAGGGCACGCCGGATTGCTTAAGCACGGCAATGTCCTTGGCCGCGTTATCCAGTTGCGCTTGGGTGCGGAACAGCTGAGTGGTGCCAAGGCTGCGACCTTCATAGTCGATGCCGGTTTCGGCACGTAACTCGTCGAGGCAATCACGGCTGTACTCGGACAAACGCACCATGCGCTCTTTGTTCACCGCGTAACGACTGGCGGTGCAGTTGCGCAGCATTTGCGCCATCCACAGGTATTGGCTGATGTCGGCCGTGGCCTTAATAGCCAGCGGTGCGTGCTTTTGCAGCAACCACTTGATAGCTTTCAGTGGCACGCCGGGCGCAGCCCATGGCGAAGCATAACCCGGCGAAACTTGCCCGGCGTTGGCGAAACTGGTTTCCATGGCCGGGGCATTTTGCCGATCGACCACCACCACTTCGAAACCTTGGCGCGCCAGGTAATACGCACTGGCTGTACCAATCACACCGCTACCGAGGACCAGAACCCGCATGCTGCTCTCCTCGTCGTGACTCATCACGACGGATAATTCTTAGGATCAAGTTGAACGCAGTATAGGAAGACAGCAGCAGTGTATTTCACTATATAAACAGCTATATTTGGCGACAATTATTGGCAATACTGCCTTACACAGAGGGGTATCTACCGTGCGCACTCAGCACCAGAGTCGTCGTGAACTGGACAAGATTGACCGCAACATCCTGCGCATCCTGCAGGAAGACGGGCGTATCAGCTTTACCGAGCTGGGTGAGCGCGTTGGCCTGTCGACCACACCCTGCACCGAGCGCGTGCGGCGCCTGGAGCGCGAAGGCATCATCATGGGTTACCACGCGAGGCTTAACCCACAGCAGCTCAAGGCCAGCCTGTTGGTGTTTGTTGAGATCAGCTTGGATTACAAATCCGGCGACACCTTTGAGGAATTTCGTCGCGCCGTGCTGAAGCTGCCGCACGTGCTGGAATGTCATTTAGTGTCCGGCGACTTCGACTACTTGGTGAAGGCACGGATCAACGAGATGGCCAGCTACCGCAAGCTGCTCGGCGACATCCTGCTCAAGCTGCCGCATGTGCGCGAATCGAAGAGCTATATCGTCATGGAAGAAGTGAAAGAAAGCTTGAGCCTGCCGATTGCCGACTAGCCCAACCTACACCAACACCTGCCGCGTGCTGGCAATCAGGTTGTGCACCTGCTTTGCCACCGCCGGTTCAATCATCTGCTCAGGCCCCTGACCACGCGGGCATGGCAGGCTGGGTGTGGTGCCGAACAAGCGACAGATCAACGGCCGCTGGTCATACACCGTGCAGCCTTGCGGGCCCAAGTGCACGCAGTTGTACTCAGCCAGTGCAGCATCGTGCTCAGCCGCGCTTTTGACCGGTAAGCGCGACATTTCTTCGGAGGACGCCGTGACTGGGCCACAGCAATCATGGCAGCCGGGCACGCAGGCAAAACTGGGAATCTGTAACCGCAGTTGGTCGATTTTGCGGCCGGTGCAACTCATGGGTAACGTCCTCAGGCGGTGACCGGCATAGTAACCGCGCACCAGCTTGCAGCGCGGCATCTGGCCTGATTTAACCGACGGAAAACATATTTATTAGCGATTGCCGCTTGGCGTTTGGCAAAGTCCACGCTTATGCTTCGTAAAATTTTCCAAACACAATAATCAGGATTCCACACATGGACGCCCGCGTTCACCAGCCCGCTCACAGCAGCCAGCACGCCAACTCTTATTACGCCGCCAGCGCTAATCGCCAACTGGCCTACCCCGCGCTTACCGGCGAGTTACGGGCCGATGTGTGCATTGTCGGCGGTGGTTTTTCGGGCCTGAATACGGCTATCGAACTGGCGCAAAAAGGCCTGTCGGTGGTGCTATTGGAAGCCCACAAGATTGGCTGGGGCGCCAGTGGTCGTAACGGCGGGCAACTGATTCGCGGCGTCGGCCATGGCGTCGAACAGTTTGAAGCGGTGATTGGCGCTCAAGGTGTGCGTGACCTGAAGTTAATGGGCCTGGAAGCGGTGGAAATCGTCCGCCAGCGCGTTGAGCGGTTCAATATCGACTGCGACCTGACGTGGGGCTATTGCGACCTAGCCAATAAGCCCAGCCACCTCGACGATTTCGCCGAAGAGATGGCCGACCTCAAGCAACTGGGCTATCGCCATGAAATGCGCCTGCTGCAGCCTGAGCAGATGCATGAAGTGGTCGGCTCCAACCGCTATGTCGGCGGCCTGATCGACATGGGCTCTGGCCACCTGCACCCGCTTAACCTGGCACTCGGTGAAGCGGCGGCGGCGCAGAGTTTGGGCGTGCAGCTATTTGAAGACTCGACAGTTGTGCGCATCGACTATGGCAACGAGGTCAAGGTGCACACCGCCCAAGGCGTGGTGCGCGCAGCCAATTTGGTGCTGAGCTGCAATGCTTATTTGAATGGCTTGAACAGCAACCTCGGTGGCAAGGTGCTGCCGGCAGGCAGTTACGTAATCGCCACCGAGCCGCTGTCCGCCGCCGAGGCGCAGGCGATCATCCCGCAGAATATGGCGCTGTGTGACCAGCGCGTGGCGCTGGATTATTACCGCCTGTCCG is from Pseudomonas sp. TMP9 and encodes:
- a CDS encoding c-type cytochrome — encoded protein: MNLIKKILIAPAAVLALWAVTAQAMTSDEIAERLKPVGQVCVMGEECKGVGAVAVVAGGAARSADDIIAKHCSACHMPGILGAPKIGDTPAWKARADKEGGVDAILKTAIAGINAMPAKGTCADCTDDELRSAIVKMSGL
- a CDS encoding cupin domain-containing protein, which produces MDVGVRLQSIRKLKGLSQRELAKRAGVTNSTISMIEKNSVSPSISSLKKVLAGIPMSLVEFFSLDVEQDSQAQVVYRAAELTDICSGAITMKLVGKAHPSRAISFLDETYPSGTDTGDEMYAHEGEEAGMLVSGKLELTVGSEIFILEPGDSYYFESSKPHRFRNPFEQPARLISATTPANF
- the alr gene encoding alanine racemase, yielding MRPARALIDLQALRHNYQLAREASGARALAVIKADAYGHGAVRCAQALQRDADGFAVACIEEALQLREAGIGGPILLLEGFFEADELPLIEQHELWCVVHSPWQLDAIERSAVRRPLTVWLKMDSGMHRVGLHPTAYQAAYQRLLASGRVANITLMSHFARADELDCPRSEEQLAMFQHASQGIAAPVSVRNSPAVLGWPQLELKEQPSDWVRPGIMLYGATPFDQAQAMAARLQPVMTLESKIISVRELPAGEPVGYGARFVSERPTRVGVVAMGYADGYPRHAPTGTPVAVDGQLTWLIGRVSMDMLTVDLTDLPHTGLGSRVELWGKQVLASDVAQQADTIPYQLFCNLKRVPLLYLGG
- a CDS encoding RidA family protein, with product MSVQRLLTEKRHSEIVIHNGTVYLAGQLADDYSGDIAAQTRETLASTDRMLAEAGSDKSKILSVTIYLKELARDYAGFNQVWDAWVAPGAAPARACVEATLYKPEVLVEITVVAAL
- the dadA gene encoding D-amino acid dehydrogenase, with amino-acid sequence MRVLVLGSGVIGTASAYYLARQGFEVVVVDRQNAPAMETSFANAGQVSPGYASPWAAPGVPLKAIKWLLQKHAPLAIKATADISQYLWMAQMLRNCTASRYAVNKERMVRLSEYSRDCLDELRAETGIDYEGRSLGTTQLFRTQAQLDNAAKDIAVLKQSGVPYELLDRAGIARVEPALAAVTHKLAGALRLPNDQTGDCQLFTLKLAEMAKDLGVEFRFGQDIQRIEAVGDRVNGVWIDGKLETADRYVLALGSFSPHLLKPLGIRAPIYPLKGYSLTVPITNAAMAPTSTILDETYKVAITRFDNRIRVGGMAEIAGFDLSLNPRRRETLEMITTDLYPQGGDLSQAEFWTGLRPATPDGTPIIGATRLRNLFLNTGHGTLGWTMACGSGRLLADLMAKKRPQISAEGLDIARYSRSQETHKHVSTAPAH
- the dadR gene encoding transcriptional regulator DadR, coding for MRTQHQSRRELDKIDRNILRILQEDGRISFTELGERVGLSTTPCTERVRRLEREGIIMGYHARLNPQQLKASLLVFVEISLDYKSGDTFEEFRRAVLKLPHVLECHLVSGDFDYLVKARINEMASYRKLLGDILLKLPHVRESKSYIVMEEVKESLSLPIAD
- a CDS encoding YkgJ family cysteine cluster protein, encoding MSCTGRKIDQLRLQIPSFACVPGCHDCCGPVTASSEEMSRLPVKSAAEHDAALAEYNCVHLGPQGCTVYDQRPLICRLFGTTPSLPCPRGQGPEQMIEPAVAKQVHNLIASTRQVLV
- a CDS encoding FAD-binding oxidoreductase; protein product: MDARVHQPAHSSQHANSYYAASANRQLAYPALTGELRADVCIVGGGFSGLNTAIELAQKGLSVVLLEAHKIGWGASGRNGGQLIRGVGHGVEQFEAVIGAQGVRDLKLMGLEAVEIVRQRVERFNIDCDLTWGYCDLANKPSHLDDFAEEMADLKQLGYRHEMRLLQPEQMHEVVGSNRYVGGLIDMGSGHLHPLNLALGEAAAAQSLGVQLFEDSTVVRIDYGNEVKVHTAQGVVRAANLVLSCNAYLNGLNSNLGGKVLPAGSYVIATEPLSAAEAQAIIPQNMALCDQRVALDYYRLSADNRLLFGGACHYSGRDPVDIAGYMRPKMLDVFPHLKHLKIDYQWGGMIGIGANRLPQIGRLKEQPNVYYAQAYSGHGVNATHLAGKLLGEAIAGHASNGFDLFAKVPHMTFPGGKHLRSPLLALGMLWHRLKELV